In Methanosarcina barkeri MS, a single window of DNA contains:
- a CDS encoding NTPase yields MLKIAVTGSPGIGKSTVVAKAAEKLANQPGFKIGGIQTAEIRKEGRREGFSIMDLATGKTGVLGSIRGSGPRVGKYHVNLEDLEKIGANALRSALECDLIVIDEVGPMELKSEAFVSAVEVVLESDKPVLAVLHRSSSHHLVQRMRKEFEVLMVNEENRDELPEIIFARLRYKN; encoded by the coding sequence ATGCTGAAAATCGCAGTAACCGGCAGTCCGGGTATTGGAAAATCAACAGTTGTGGCAAAAGCTGCTGAAAAACTTGCCAACCAGCCGGGCTTCAAAATAGGCGGCATCCAGACTGCCGAAATCCGGAAAGAAGGGAGAAGGGAAGGTTTTTCGATTATGGACCTTGCTACTGGAAAAACCGGTGTCCTGGGAAGCATCAGAGGAAGTGGGCCGAGAGTTGGAAAATATCACGTCAATCTGGAAGACCTTGAAAAAATTGGGGCAAATGCTCTCAGGAGTGCTCTAGAATGTGACCTGATAGTTATCGATGAGGTTGGGCCGATGGAGCTCAAATCCGAAGCTTTCGTTTCGGCAGTTGAAGTAGTTCTGGAATCTGATAAACCGGTTCTTGCAGTGCTGCATCGGTCAAGCAGTCACCATCTGGTTCAGAGGATGAGAAAAGAATTCGAGGTTTTGATGGTTAATGAGGAGAACCGGGATGAATTGCCTGAAATAATTTTTGCCAGGCTGAGATATAAAAATTAG
- a CDS encoding pyridoxamine 5'-phosphate oxidase family protein — MVKLTDEMKEDFAKMKIFPFATASKGGEPNVIPIGMCDLQEDGETIWIADNYFNKTRNNLDENPRGAIYVWGPEIKGCYQIKGDIEIKTEGADYEKMYKMVKSKGDRFPAKALAVLKITDVYECKPGTGTKPGQKLL, encoded by the coding sequence ATGGTGAAATTAACTGATGAAATGAAGGAAGACTTTGCAAAGATGAAAATTTTCCCGTTTGCAACTGCATCTAAAGGTGGAGAACCAAATGTCATACCAATAGGTATGTGTGATCTACAGGAAGATGGAGAAACAATCTGGATCGCAGACAATTATTTCAATAAAACTCGCAACAACCTTGATGAAAACCCCAGGGGAGCGATCTATGTATGGGGTCCGGAGATCAAAGGCTGCTACCAGATAAAAGGAGATATTGAGATCAAGACCGAAGGGGCAGATTACGAGAAAATGTATAAAATGGTCAAGAGCAAAGGAGACAGGTTCCCTGCAAAAGCCCTTGCAGTTCTGAAAATTACTGATGTTTATGAGTGCAAACCCGGGACTGGGACCAAGCCAGGACAGAAACTGCTTTGA
- a CDS encoding DUF5814 domain-containing protein gives MMLWVLGYAEKSKIRVMAIKDRIKQPLYMAELLIKDSYKGPRPLKIRLFTGKKKEEFIPPPQFIELLRSANRIMLAEGGNPANEAAFLEMLKGFQLNADKVKICKHCWIKKRFNFVNSKSIKYNNELICLDCAKEELLRAVRSAGAQYGEKSIDFLEQVLSKTRDLDRTIRMLTPERLDPEFTRYDTIRTKPVSVTVRVKSLPLQKKFKEMLLEKSETLLPVQALSIESGLLEGKNQFVVSATATGKTLIGEMAGIQNLFNKKGKMLYLVPLVALANQKYEQFKERYSKLGFTTSIKIGAILIKTSQRVKMQTSPGADIIVGTYEGIDHMLRSGNADFLGKIGTVVVDEVHTLEDQERGHRLDGLIGRLRYVAPEAQFIYLSATVANPEGYAKKLGAQLVRYEHRPVPIDRHLLFCQENEKAKLISQLAKEEYSMLSSKKHRGQTIVFTNSRRNCHKLAGALSIRAAPYHAGLSQYERKKVETRFAKGELPVIVTTAALAAGVDFPASQVIFESLAMGIDWISVQDFLQMSGRAGRPDYHDRGVVVLMPVPGKSYSGSQSDTEEEVAIKLLQGEMLSAGVKYGEAEQLEEVLASVAVTSSVQDLRMIHNQMFGSYNLDKLILRLQSYRFVERKGNRIMLTRFGKIIAAHFLPISKAFLIRDAVLGENEPLKIVTNLEFFDAAYFKYANQIGSSLHVNMPSRIFQGATLDIVFDGESLSQLDAKIQELLLNFASDFLTCKCKDSPYCGCAEQKFSEKIIKLRTEALEPAQIVKKLENKYGISAYQGDVFGYLDNAVRNLDAVELIAKVHSKKKVVEEAKKLKKKVQG, from the coding sequence ATCATGCTCTGGGTCCTAGGTTACGCTGAAAAATCGAAGATTAGAGTTATGGCTATAAAGGACCGGATAAAACAGCCTCTTTATATGGCCGAGCTCCTTATAAAAGATAGTTACAAAGGGCCGCGCCCTCTTAAAATCAGGCTCTTCACCGGCAAGAAAAAAGAAGAATTCATTCCTCCACCGCAGTTTATAGAGCTCCTGCGCAGTGCAAACCGAATAATGCTTGCAGAAGGAGGAAATCCTGCAAATGAGGCTGCTTTTCTGGAAATGCTCAAAGGTTTTCAACTTAATGCGGATAAAGTAAAAATCTGTAAACACTGCTGGATTAAAAAACGTTTCAACTTTGTAAACAGTAAATCCATCAAGTATAATAACGAACTCATCTGCCTGGACTGTGCAAAAGAAGAACTATTGCGTGCAGTCCGTTCTGCGGGTGCGCAGTATGGGGAAAAATCCATAGATTTCCTGGAGCAGGTGCTTTCAAAAACCCGAGACCTTGACAGGACTATCCGGATGTTGACCCCTGAAAGGCTGGACCCTGAGTTCACACGCTATGATACTATAAGGACAAAACCTGTCAGTGTCACAGTTAGGGTAAAAAGCCTGCCTCTTCAAAAGAAATTTAAGGAAATGCTGCTCGAAAAATCCGAGACCCTGTTGCCTGTACAGGCATTATCAATAGAATCCGGGCTTCTGGAAGGAAAAAACCAGTTTGTAGTCTCGGCAACAGCAACCGGAAAGACCCTAATAGGGGAGATGGCAGGAATCCAGAACCTCTTTAACAAAAAAGGAAAAATGCTCTACCTCGTCCCCCTGGTTGCACTTGCAAACCAGAAATATGAACAGTTCAAAGAACGCTATTCAAAACTCGGGTTTACTACATCCATAAAGATAGGGGCAATTCTAATAAAAACTTCTCAGCGCGTGAAGATGCAGACTAGCCCTGGTGCGGATATTATTGTGGGGACTTACGAGGGTATAGACCATATGCTTCGGTCGGGAAATGCCGATTTTCTGGGCAAAATCGGAACTGTGGTAGTGGACGAAGTCCATACTCTCGAAGACCAGGAGAGGGGCCACAGACTGGACGGGCTTATTGGAAGGCTGAGGTACGTCGCACCCGAAGCTCAATTCATCTATCTATCTGCAACCGTTGCAAATCCCGAAGGCTATGCAAAGAAACTCGGGGCTCAGCTTGTCCGTTATGAGCACAGGCCTGTTCCTATTGACAGACATCTTCTTTTCTGTCAGGAAAACGAAAAGGCAAAGTTGATTTCCCAGCTTGCGAAAGAAGAATATTCAATGTTATCTTCCAAAAAGCACAGGGGACAGACAATTGTCTTTACAAACTCCCGCCGCAACTGTCACAAACTTGCAGGAGCCCTTTCGATTCGGGCAGCACCCTATCATGCCGGGCTTTCTCAGTACGAAAGAAAGAAAGTTGAAACTCGCTTTGCAAAAGGAGAGCTTCCTGTAATTGTGACTACGGCTGCTCTTGCGGCTGGGGTGGATTTTCCGGCTTCTCAGGTGATCTTTGAGTCCCTGGCAATGGGAATAGACTGGATTTCAGTTCAGGATTTTTTGCAGATGAGCGGAAGGGCAGGGAGGCCTGACTACCATGATAGGGGAGTTGTTGTGCTGATGCCTGTGCCTGGAAAATCATATTCAGGTTCTCAATCCGATACCGAAGAAGAGGTTGCAATTAAACTACTCCAGGGAGAAATGCTCTCAGCAGGCGTAAAATATGGAGAAGCCGAACAGCTCGAGGAAGTACTTGCATCGGTTGCAGTCACCTCCTCGGTGCAGGATCTCAGAATGATCCACAACCAGATGTTTGGAAGCTACAACTTGGACAAGTTGATTCTGCGTCTTCAGAGTTATCGTTTTGTGGAAAGAAAAGGAAACCGAATAATGCTTACGCGTTTTGGAAAAATTATTGCAGCACATTTCCTTCCTATATCGAAAGCTTTTCTGATTCGAGATGCAGTGCTTGGAGAGAATGAACCCCTGAAGATCGTAACGAACCTGGAGTTTTTTGATGCAGCGTATTTCAAGTATGCAAACCAGATAGGAAGCTCCCTGCACGTGAATATGCCTTCAAGGATTTTTCAGGGAGCTACCCTTGATATAGTCTTTGATGGGGAGTCCCTTTCCCAGCTTGATGCAAAAATCCAGGAACTCCTGTTAAACTTTGCTTCGGACTTTTTAACCTGTAAATGCAAAGACTCACCTTACTGCGGTTGCGCAGAACAGAAGTTTTCGGAAAAAATAATCAAGTTGCGTACAGAAGCACTTGAGCCTGCACAGATAGTAAAGAAACTTGAAAATAAGTACGGGATCTCAGCCTATCAGGGTGATGTTTTCGGGTACCTGGACAACGCGGTCAGAAACCTTGACGCCGTGGAACTTATAGCAAAAGTGCACTCTAAAAAGAAAGTTGTAGAAGAAGCAAAAAAGCTTAAAAAGAAAGTTCAGGGTTAA
- a CDS encoding SAM-dependent methyltransferase, with amino-acid sequence MMFTKSNKYDFDFVKENMMGPNSIKIFEEVSESLKLEKDMRILDLGCGRGLTSIFLAKEYDVIVFATDLWISATDNYERIKSMGLEDKIIPIHAEAHDLPFANEFFDAAICIDAYNYFGAEKII; translated from the coding sequence ATGATGTTTACAAAAAGTAACAAATATGATTTTGATTTTGTTAAAGAAAACATGATGGGACCAAACTCAATAAAGATTTTTGAAGAAGTGTCCGAGTCTCTGAAGCTTGAGAAAGACATGAGAATACTTGACCTTGGCTGTGGGAGAGGGCTGACCTCAATCTTCCTGGCAAAAGAATATGATGTTATAGTTTTTGCCACTGATCTCTGGATAAGTGCAACAGATAACTATGAGAGAATTAAGTCAATGGGATTGGAAGATAAAATAATACCAATACACGCAGAAGCCCATGATTTGCCGTTTGCAAATGAATTTTTTGATGCTGCTATCTGTATAGATGCCTATAATTATTTCGGAGCTGAAAAGATTATCTGA
- a CDS encoding TrmB family transcriptional regulator, whose product MNEKLLAKIGLNKYESSVYLTLLKQDSMEASKLSHASKVPIGKIYEVLKALKNYELVEIQPSRPQRYRAVDPKNAFKFMYKRKEEETLNELKVLKETFDEIERELCNDNSPQNVETVFWPDSFHNNELNEMVTSSFEKIEHEICVVIHIKYKPERSELYDASVSTFSKAYLGLVQRGIKVKILDPRSQLLPSLKELIDAIEDLSFKRYFKDLLEVRILETEYNFSIIDSKITLLDIEDQFNMSRNLGMTRIYDESYAKRFKTKYDELWVKGELFF is encoded by the coding sequence ATGAATGAAAAATTACTTGCAAAAATTGGATTGAACAAGTATGAGAGTTCAGTTTACCTAACACTTCTAAAACAAGATTCTATGGAAGCAAGTAAATTATCACATGCATCGAAAGTCCCTATAGGAAAGATCTACGAGGTTCTCAAAGCCCTCAAAAATTATGAGCTTGTTGAAATCCAACCGTCTCGACCTCAGAGATACCGTGCAGTTGATCCCAAAAACGCATTTAAATTCATGTATAAAAGAAAAGAGGAAGAAACACTCAATGAGCTCAAAGTGCTCAAAGAAACATTTGATGAAATCGAAAGGGAACTTTGCAACGACAATTCACCACAAAATGTTGAAACTGTCTTCTGGCCTGACAGCTTTCATAATAATGAACTAAATGAAATGGTGACTTCATCTTTTGAGAAAATCGAGCATGAAATATGTGTTGTAATTCATATTAAATACAAGCCTGAAAGATCGGAGCTATATGATGCCTCAGTATCTACCTTTAGCAAAGCTTATTTGGGTTTAGTACAGCGTGGCATAAAAGTTAAAATTTTGGATCCGAGATCACAACTACTACCGTCATTAAAAGAGCTTATTGATGCAATAGAAGATCTGTCATTTAAACGTTATTTTAAGGATCTGTTGGAAGTAAGAATTTTAGAAACCGAATACAATTTTTCAATCATTGATTCCAAGATAACACTGCTCGATATTGAAGACCAGTTCAATATGAGTAGAAACCTCGGTATGACAAGAATATATGATGAATCATATGCAAAGCGATTCAAGACAAAATATGATGAACTTTGGGTAAAGGGTGAACTATTTTTTTGA